A section of the Citrus sinensis cultivar Valencia sweet orange chromosome 8, DVS_A1.0, whole genome shotgun sequence genome encodes:
- the LOC102618175 gene encoding B-box zinc finger protein 20 isoform X1, which translates to MKIWCDVCDKEEASVFCSADEAALCVACDRRVHHANKLASKHPRFNLVSPSYKESPLCDICQERRALLFCQEDRAILCRECDIPIHKASEYTKKHNRFLLTGVKLTASASATFNTTYNPSPSSSTCCDTTKTTTTSIDDQKKISPSSHSNSIFSSNSTPRDNHISDTSSISEYLMETLPGWRVDDFLDPSSYATSTNVLCKICDQDLERKMVYFSLLEDLAIWVPLFSSQNGLLKGFEESTEEARRLRVPQIRGQSVKKNRHVWLKLISNVRLIC; encoded by the exons atgaagatttgGTGTGATGTGTGTGACAAAGAAGAGGCCTCAGTCTTTTGCTCAGCCGATGAAGCTGCTCTTTGTGTTGCCTGCGATCGTCGCGTTCATCATGCTAACAAATTAGCCAGCAAGCACCCGCGTTTCAATCTTGTTAGCCCCAGCTACAAAGAATCTCCTCTTTGTGATATTTGTCAG GAGAGACGTGCTTTGCTTTTTTGTCAAGAAGATAGAgcaattctttgcagagaatGTGACATACCGATTCATAAAGCCAGCGAATACACGAAGAAACACAACAGGTTTCTTCTCACAGGGGTTAAGCTTACGGCTTCAGCTTCTGCTACTTTCAATACTACTTACAATCCTAGCCCTTCATCCTCCACTTGCTGTGacacaacaaaaacaacaacaacatccaTTGATgatcaaaagaaaatctcaCCATCATCgcattcaaattcaatcttTAGCTCCAATTCAACACCACGAGACAATCACATTAGTGACACCAGCAGCATATCTGAGTATTTGATGGAGACACTGCCCGGTTGGCGTGTAGATGATTTTCTTGATCCTTCTTCATATGCTACATCTACTAATGTTTTGTGTAAG ATTTGTGATCAAGatcttgaaagaaaaatggtttatttttcattattagaaGATTTAGCAATCTGGGTACCTTTGTTTTCTTCCCAAAATGGGTTGTTAAAGGGATTCGAGGAATCAACAGAAGAAGCAAGAAGATTGAGAGTTCCTCAGATCAGAGGTCAGTCTGTCAAGAAAAATAGACACGTTTGGTTGAAGTTGATATCAAATGTTAGGTTGATTTGTTAA
- the LOC102618175 gene encoding B-box zinc finger protein 20 isoform X2, whose product MKIWCDVCDKEEASVFCSADEAALCVACDRRVHHANKLASKHPRFNLVSPSYKESPLCDICQERRALLFCQEDRAILCRECDIPIHKASEYTKKHNRFLLTGVKLTASASATFNTTYNPSPSSSTCCDTTKTTTTSIDDQKKISPSSHSNSIFSSNSTPRDNHISDTSSISEYLMETLPGWRVDDFLDPSSYATSTNVLCKVCDL is encoded by the exons atgaagatttgGTGTGATGTGTGTGACAAAGAAGAGGCCTCAGTCTTTTGCTCAGCCGATGAAGCTGCTCTTTGTGTTGCCTGCGATCGTCGCGTTCATCATGCTAACAAATTAGCCAGCAAGCACCCGCGTTTCAATCTTGTTAGCCCCAGCTACAAAGAATCTCCTCTTTGTGATATTTGTCAG GAGAGACGTGCTTTGCTTTTTTGTCAAGAAGATAGAgcaattctttgcagagaatGTGACATACCGATTCATAAAGCCAGCGAATACACGAAGAAACACAACAGGTTTCTTCTCACAGGGGTTAAGCTTACGGCTTCAGCTTCTGCTACTTTCAATACTACTTACAATCCTAGCCCTTCATCCTCCACTTGCTGTGacacaacaaaaacaacaacaacatccaTTGATgatcaaaagaaaatctcaCCATCATCgcattcaaattcaatcttTAGCTCCAATTCAACACCACGAGACAATCACATTAGTGACACCAGCAGCATATCTGAGTATTTGATGGAGACACTGCCCGGTTGGCGTGTAGATGATTTTCTTGATCCTTCTTCATATGCTACATCTACTAATGTTTTGTGTAAGGTTTGCG ATTTGTGA
- the LOC102618175 gene encoding B-box zinc finger protein 20 isoform X3, translating into MKIWCDVCDKEEASVFCSADEAALCVACDRRVHHANKLASKHPRFNLVSPSYKESPLCDICQERRALLFCQEDRAILCRECDIPIHKASEYTKKHNRFLLTGVKLTASASATFNTTYNPSPSSSTCCDTTKTTTTSIDDQKKISPSSHSNSIFSSNSTPRDNHISDTSSISEYLMETLPGWRVDDFLDPSSYATSTNVLYL; encoded by the exons atgaagatttgGTGTGATGTGTGTGACAAAGAAGAGGCCTCAGTCTTTTGCTCAGCCGATGAAGCTGCTCTTTGTGTTGCCTGCGATCGTCGCGTTCATCATGCTAACAAATTAGCCAGCAAGCACCCGCGTTTCAATCTTGTTAGCCCCAGCTACAAAGAATCTCCTCTTTGTGATATTTGTCAG GAGAGACGTGCTTTGCTTTTTTGTCAAGAAGATAGAgcaattctttgcagagaatGTGACATACCGATTCATAAAGCCAGCGAATACACGAAGAAACACAACAGGTTTCTTCTCACAGGGGTTAAGCTTACGGCTTCAGCTTCTGCTACTTTCAATACTACTTACAATCCTAGCCCTTCATCCTCCACTTGCTGTGacacaacaaaaacaacaacaacatccaTTGATgatcaaaagaaaatctcaCCATCATCgcattcaaattcaatcttTAGCTCCAATTCAACACCACGAGACAATCACATTAGTGACACCAGCAGCATATCTGAGTATTTGATGGAGACACTGCCCGGTTGGCGTGTAGATGATTTTCTTGATCCTTCTTCATATGCTACATCTACTAATGTTTTGT ATTTGTGA